From the genome of Candidatus Deferrimicrobium borealis:
TCTTCGGGAACATGGCCGCCGGCACCCAGGTGGGAGTCGTCCTCGAACTGATCTACCTGGCCCGGCTCCCCGTGGGGGCGTCGATCCCACCCGACGACACGGGCGCAGCCGTGTTCGGCGGTTCGGCCGCCGCGGTCGCCTCCTCCTCCATCGGTCTTGACGCGGGGAGTTTCACCGCCCTCCTGCTGCTCTCCGTCTTCGTCGCGGAAGCCGGAAAAGCGGCGGACCGCTTCGTCCGGAAGGTCAACGTGCGGATCGCCCGCATCACGGCGGAGTCGGTGGACCAGGGGGACATCCAGGCGGTGGAGCACGGGCTGCTCGCCGGCATCACCCTGTTCATGGTGACCGGAATTGGCCTTGCGCTCGTCTTCTCCTGGGCGGGCGTGGCGGTGTCGAAGGAGCTGCTTCCCCGGTTCGGCCCCGCCAGCCGGGGGAACTTCGCGATCCTCCTGCCGGCGCTTCCGCTCCTGGGCGCCGCCTCGGTATATTCGTGCAGCCGCACAGAGAGGACCGCCGCCGTGTTCTTCCTGACGATGGCGGCCGTTTTCGGCGGCACCGTGCTGTTCCGGTGGGCGGCATGACGCCGCCGCCGGCACTCGCGACGCGGTCCCGGGCCGCCGTCTGGCGGCGCCAGTTCCTCCTGCAGGGGTGCTGGAACTACGAGGGGATGCAGAACGTGGGATTCGCCTACGCCATCCTCCCGGCGCTGCGTGACTTCTACGCGAACCGCCCGGAGGAGGCGCTGAAGGCGGTGAAGCGACACCTCGAGTTTTTCAACACCCAGCCGGCGATGGGGGCGTTGATCCTCGGGGCGTCGGTCCGACTCGAGGAACGGGTGGCCGCGGGGGAGGCGGATCCGCGGGCCGTCGGTACGTTCAAGGTGGGGCTGATGGGGTCGCTGGGGGCGATCGGGGATTCCTTCTTCTGGGGCGCCCTGCGGCCGATGGCCTCGGTGGCGGGGGCCCTCCTTGCGCTGCTCCATCCCCTCCTGGGGATCGCCGCCATGCTGCTGTTCTACAACGGGGTCCACCTGGTGGTTCGCCGGCACGGTTTCACCGCCGGCATGGAGGGACCGGAGGCCGTGGTGGGTTGGCTCAAGCGGGCGGCGCTCAACGTTCGGACCGATGACCGGAAGCTGCTGGCGGCGATCCTCGCCGGGGCGTACGCCGGGGTCTTCGCGGGGCGATTCTTCGTTCAGGGAGGGAGCGCGCCCCAGGTGCTTGCGTCGCTCCTTCTCGCCGCCGCCGCTGTGCACCTGTTCGCCGTCCTGTTCCGGAAGGCGGTCTCGCCGTCGGAGATCCTGTCGTTCCTTCTCTTCGTGGGGGTGCTGATCCTGTGGCGGTGAGCGTGGAGCGAGAGTTCGACATCCTGAACCGGCTCGGCCTGCACGCCCGGGCCGCCGCGCAGCTGGTGCGCATGGCGAACGGGTTCTCGTCGGAGATCCACGTCGTGAAGGACGGGATGGAGGTCAACGGAAAGAGCATCATGGGCGTGCTGATGCTGGCGGCGCCGAAGGACACCAGAATACTGATCCGCGCGATCGGGCTGGATGCGGAAGAGGCTGTGGCTGCGATCGGGGAGCTGATCGCACGGAAGTTCGGGGAGGAGTAGGAGGGGTGACGGAAGGCCACGTGAAGATGCGGGTCCTCAAGGGGATCCCGGCTTCGGGAGGGGTCGCGATCGGGAAGGGGTTCTTCCTGAACCGCGTCCTTCCGCGGTCGGTCCGCTCGACGGTCGGCCGCGACCAGGTGGACGAAGAGGTCGCCGCCTTCCAGCGGGCGGTGGCCCGCTCCCGGGAGCAGATCCTTCACATCCGGGACGGCGTGGCGGATTCCTCCTCCGCGCACCACCAGATCCTCTCGGTCCACCTGGCCCTCCTCGAGGACTCGATGCTCATCGAGCAGACGGTACGGACGATTCGCGATAACCAGTTCGCCGCGGACTGGGCGTTCAACAAAGTGCTCCAGAATCTCCTGGAGACGTTCCACCGGATCGAGGATCCGTACCTGCGGGAGCGTGGACACGACCTGCGCCAGATCGGCCACCGGGTACTCGAAAACCTCGCCGGCCGCTCCGTGGATTCGGTCGCCGCGATCCGTGACCCGGTGATCATCGTGGCCCACGATCTCTCCCCCGCGGACACCGCGCAGATCCTGAAGAGCCCCGTGCTCGGTTTCGCCACCGACGTCGGAAGCCGGACGTCCCACACCGCGATCACGGCGCGCTCTCTGGCGATCCCGGCGGTCGTCGGGGTCGAGGGGGCGACGGAGGAGTACCGGTCCGCGGAGACGGTGATCGTCGACGGCGAGGAAGGGATCGTCATCTTCGATCCGACGGAGGAGACGGTCCGGGAGTACCAGGGGCGGCGGAAGGCCTACGCGCAGCGGACCCGCGACCTGGCGAAGTTCGCGCGGCTGCCGACGGTTACGCGTGACGGGAAGACGCTGCTGCTCCTCGCGAACATCGAGTTTCCCGAGGAGGCGGACGTCGCGCTGCGCAGCGGCGCCGACGGGGTGGGTCTCTACCGCACGGAGTTCCTCTTTCTCAACCGGAAGGATATCCCTACCGAGGAGGAGCACTTCGAGACGTACCGGAAGGTGGCGGAAAAGTTCGTGCGCCACCCGGTCACGATCCGCACCCTCGACCTCGGCGGCGACAAGTTCGCGTCCCAGCTCGAGCTCGCCGAAGAGATGAACCCGGCGATGGGGCTGCGTGCGATCCGGTTCTGCCTGAAGGAAAAGGAGATTTTCAAGCCCCAGCTCCGTGCGATCCTCC
Proteins encoded in this window:
- a CDS encoding PTS sugar transporter subunit IIC gives rise to the protein MGWRFLLAGLLGGVCYLDRTAACQLMLHRPLVVATLMGAIFGNMAAGTQVGVVLELIYLARLPVGASIPPDDTGAAVFGGSAAAVASSSIGLDAGSFTALLLLSVFVAEAGKAADRFVRKVNVRIARITAESVDQGDIQAVEHGLLAGITLFMVTGIGLALVFSWAGVAVSKELLPRFGPASRGNFAILLPALPLLGAASVYSCSRTERTAAVFFLTMAAVFGGTVLFRWAA
- a CDS encoding PTS system mannose/fructose/sorbose family transporter subunit IID: MTPPPALATRSRAAVWRRQFLLQGCWNYEGMQNVGFAYAILPALRDFYANRPEEALKAVKRHLEFFNTQPAMGALILGASVRLEERVAAGEADPRAVGTFKVGLMGSLGAIGDSFFWGALRPMASVAGALLALLHPLLGIAAMLLFYNGVHLVVRRHGFTAGMEGPEAVVGWLKRAALNVRTDDRKLLAAILAGAYAGVFAGRFFVQGGSAPQVLASLLLAAAAVHLFAVLFRKAVSPSEILSFLLFVGVLILWR
- a CDS encoding HPr family phosphocarrier protein, with translation MSVEREFDILNRLGLHARAAAQLVRMANGFSSEIHVVKDGMEVNGKSIMGVLMLAAPKDTRILIRAIGLDAEEAVAAIGELIARKFGEE
- the ptsP gene encoding phosphoenolpyruvate--protein phosphotransferase, which encodes MTEGHVKMRVLKGIPASGGVAIGKGFFLNRVLPRSVRSTVGRDQVDEEVAAFQRAVARSREQILHIRDGVADSSSAHHQILSVHLALLEDSMLIEQTVRTIRDNQFAADWAFNKVLQNLLETFHRIEDPYLRERGHDLRQIGHRVLENLAGRSVDSVAAIRDPVIIVAHDLSPADTAQILKSPVLGFATDVGSRTSHTAITARSLAIPAVVGVEGATEEYRSAETVIVDGEEGIVIFDPTEETVREYQGRRKAYAQRTRDLAKFARLPTVTRDGKTLLLLANIEFPEEADVALRSGADGVGLYRTEFLFLNRKDIPTEEEHFETYRKVAEKFVRHPVTIRTLDLGGDKFASQLELAEEMNPAMGLRAIRFCLKEKEIFKPQLRAILRASTYGKVQMMFPMISGVGELREAMGVVEEVRGELRRRRIPFDKEMPIGIMIEIPAAAIVSDLLAREVGFFSIGTNDLIQYSLAIDRVNEHVSYLYEPLHPAILRMIRRVVEAGHDAGIPVAMCGEMAGEPIFSYALLGLGLDELSMSAAGIPRVKRILRKSVAYEAKEFAGSLLLHSTAAEIGRALRKKVEDLFPDERF